The following proteins come from a genomic window of Methanobacterium bryantii:
- a CDS encoding PQQ-dependent sugar dehydrogenase produces MDNDIEKRWWVFPRFKIELMVSGLDLPVNLAFVPNPTDEPHEPLLYVTELYGKVKAITNDWKVHTYAENLLNYKANHEFPGTGESGVTGICVEPQTGDLFITMLYEENGEPKNKLIRTKSKNGLKIDSTETLLDNIPSIKAAHQIQAVTVGFDGKLYVNLGEGMVHPEVAQDDNELRGKVLRMNLDGSIPEDNPDPDSLVYAKGFRNPFGATWRKSDKSLYISDNGPAYDDRIAKVEAGKNYGWPQSMRENSLFWWHFTHGPTALAFMQNDEFPFDFEDELFVALFGGSYVKGESIKGKKIIKMKLNDDATSVKSYDEFVRYIGESAASPCGLAFGPGGLYFTDLHGEENGLARASSGNIYRVTSIIKGEGEIIVPYTKSNADKCLCPGCPTLNECMRNRNQRLFCAGGKTECELERKGCLCGECPIESEYGLTEFYYCDEGAAKK; encoded by the coding sequence ATATAGAAAAAAGATGGTGGGTATTTCCAAGGTTTAAAATAGAATTAATGGTTTCAGGATTAGATTTACCTGTTAATCTAGCATTTGTTCCAAATCCAACAGATGAACCACATGAACCCCTTTTATATGTCACAGAGCTTTATGGAAAAGTTAAAGCCATAACAAATGATTGGAAAGTTCATACATATGCAGAAAACCTGTTAAATTATAAAGCAAATCATGAATTTCCAGGAACAGGAGAATCAGGAGTTACGGGGATTTGCGTTGAACCCCAAACCGGCGATTTATTCATAACAATGCTCTATGAAGAGAATGGAGAACCCAAAAACAAATTAATAAGAACCAAAAGTAAAAATGGCCTGAAAATAGATTCTACAGAAACACTTCTGGATAATATACCTTCTATTAAAGCCGCGCATCAAATTCAAGCTGTTACTGTTGGATTTGACGGTAAATTATATGTAAACCTTGGAGAAGGAATGGTTCATCCAGAAGTTGCTCAGGATGACAATGAGCTAAGGGGTAAAGTTCTCAGGATGAATTTAGATGGCAGTATTCCAGAAGATAACCCTGATCCAGATAGTTTAGTGTATGCTAAAGGTTTTCGAAATCCTTTCGGTGCTACATGGCGTAAAAGTGATAAATCTCTTTATATTTCCGACAATGGACCTGCCTATGATGACAGAATTGCAAAAGTAGAAGCAGGAAAAAATTACGGCTGGCCACAGAGCATGCGTGAAAACAGCTTATTCTGGTGGCATTTTACTCATGGACCTACGGCACTTGCATTTATGCAGAATGATGAATTTCCTTTTGACTTTGAAGATGAACTATTTGTAGCTCTTTTTGGCGGATCATATGTAAAAGGTGAATCCATAAAAGGTAAGAAAATTATAAAAATGAAACTTAATGATGATGCTACCTCAGTTAAATCCTACGATGAATTTGTAAGATACATAGGTGAAAGCGCAGCAAGCCCATGCGGATTAGCCTTCGGACCTGGAGGATTATACTTCACAGACTTACATGGTGAAGAAAACGGACTTGCAAGGGCTTCCAGCGGGAACATATACAGAGTTACTTCCATAATAAAAGGAGAAGGAGAAATAATAGTTCCATATACTAAATCAAATGCCGATAAATGCCTTTGCCCAGGATGTCCAACTCTTAATGAATGTATGAGGAATAGAAATCAACGTCTTTTCTGTGCTGGAGGTAAAACTGAATGTGAACTTGAAAGAAAAGGTTGCCTTTGCGGTGAATGTCCAATTGAAAGCGAATATGGATTAACTGAGTTTTACTACTGCGATGAAGGGGCTGCTAAAAAGTAG
- a CDS encoding DUF2769 domain-containing protein, with translation MVEEKIVQDTEENAEMCLCPGCPTHNECMKDNNERLFCSRGKTNCDLEKRGCLCGTCPVERNYGLTDFYYCTEGAAKK, from the coding sequence ATGGTAGAAGAAAAAATTGTCCAGGATACAGAAGAAAATGCAGAAATGTGTCTTTGTCCAGGATGTCCAACTCATAATGAATGTATGAAAGACAATAATGAACGGCTCTTCTGTTCAAGGGGGAAAACCAATTGTGATCTTGAAAAAAGAGGATGCCTTTGTGGTACATGTCCCGTTGAAAGAAACTATGGCTTAACTGACTTTTACTACTGCACAGAAGGAGCTGCTAAAAAGTAA